The window CGCAAACcgcaaccccccccccccccttatTCGCCTTCCTCCTGGCACCCAACGCCGGCAAGCATGTCTTTATATAAGTGTACAGCAAATCGCAAGGCTGCCCGTCCCCCGCTCGCCGCGATTGGAAATGTCTTGTTCGGATCAAGGGTATAAAGGAGCGGCGGCCCATCAGTCCGGCCTGCCGTCTCATTTGCAGGACAGCTTCGTCGTCAGTCATACTATGATGGCCCTCCATCACCGTCGGGCGCGTAGTTGCCGCACGAACGGTCATCGCGCACGCCTGTCAGTCGATGTACGGTTTCTTCTGTCCCCCCACGAGGCACAGGCCGAGAGCCCGCAACGAGTCGCGATCGCTGGCGAGGATGATGCTGCGGGCGGGAAGCATGGGGTTGTTcgggtcgacgagggccgcgtccttggccgcctgctCGATGGCGTCCATTTCCTCCTTGCACCCTTGTTGGTCGAGAGGGCAGATGACGATTGGTTGTCTCAGGGTGACATCGCGAGCGCCACTCAGTTGAACCTGGACCGGCGCGCCAGGGTGACGCCGTCAGCAACAGCAGAGGACTCGCGGTAGAGTCGGTAGGCAGGGACAGGACAGGGCGCATGTGACGAGCTTACCTTGATGCTGACGTAAAACTCAATCTTGTACaggctcgacgtcgtcgtaaACGTGACGACCTCGTACTGGGGAAACGCCGGCTTGCCTCTTCTCACGATGCCCTCGGGGTCTCTCAGATCTTTCGAGGGAaagacgaggccgatgtTGGTGGCGTAGCCGGCTTCGGGCATCTTCATCTTGACGACCTGGACCTGCTTCGACAGCTTGTTGACCCTCTTGGTCGGTTCGTCTCCTTCGGGGTTGTAGGTGATCTCCTCCTCGATCGTCAGCGTAATCTTCTCGATCGACACCCGCTTGGCCTTGCTCATCCAGTCGGCGTTGGGCGACAGCTTGATGTAGACGGCGATGGGGTCGTTCGGGCCGAAGCTCCAGCGCGGCAGGTTGATGCCGAGGTGGACGATGTTGTCGGTGGTGACGAGCTTCGTCTCCGGCTTGTTGTACATGCCAAAGGTCGACAGGGTGTCGTATCGTTGCAGCGGCATGGGGAAGCTGTGCTTGAACTGGCTGCTGTGGCCCTGCTGGACCGTCACGACGAGCTCGTAgtacgtctcggccgtcctgCTCGGCAGCTGGAGCGAGGCCGGGGGGATTCGTCGATtcgtctcctcgccgcccctccCGAAGGGGATGAAGAGGACAAAGGGCAGgtccatggccatgacgctctcggcctccttgccGGTGGAGCATCGGAAGAGCAGGACCTCCTTGCCGACCACATCCGTCGTCTCCCGTCGCGGGGTGCCGAGGTGGCGCTTGGTGAggctgtcggcgtcggggtgTATCGTCTCGCGGCGCTGCAGGCACACGCGGACCAAGGAGATGGGAACAGGCATGGAGTATCCTTGGCCGGGCCGGATCTCGACTTTGCCTTCGATGCGCGGCTGCAGGGTCAGGTCCGTCAGCGGGATCGCAGCGCGGCGGTGGGAGGAGGGGTTGTGGCGGGGGAAGGGCAAGGAAGCACGCACGAGCGTCGCCGAGATGCCAGGatagccgacgaggaagttGCTGTTGGGAGGGCCCGAGACCCTCACGCTGGCGGGCgccgcggccatggcgaagaGCCTGCCGTTCCCG of the Drechmeria coniospora strain ARSEF 6962 chromosome 01, whole genome shotgun sequence genome contains:
- a CDS encoding arrestin domain-containing protein, which produces MAAAPASVRVSGPPNSNFLVGYPGISATLPRIEGKVEIRPGQGYSMPVPISLVRVCLQRRETIHPDADSLTKRHLGTPRRETTDVVGKEVLLFRCSTGKEAESVMAMDLPFVLFIPFGRGGEETNRRIPPASLQLPSRTAETYYELVVTVQQGHSSQFKHSFPMPLQRYDTLSTFGMYNKPETKLVTTDNIVHLGINLPRWSFGPNDPIAVYIKLSPNADWMSKAKRVSIEKITLTIEEEITYNPEGDEPTKRVNKLSKQVQVVKMKMPEAGYATNIGLVFPSKDLRDPEGIVRRGKPAFPQYEVVTFTTTSSLYKIEFYVSIKVQLSGARDVTLRQPIVICPLDQQGCKEEMDAIEQAAKDAALVDPNNPMLPARSIILASDRDSLRALGLCLVGGQKKPYID